The following is a genomic window from Xyrauchen texanus isolate HMW12.3.18 chromosome 6, RBS_HiC_50CHRs, whole genome shotgun sequence.
TTCAATCTAACCATCCTGTTCCGGTTTACAGTGAATGATGTTAATATTATTCAGACCATGAAACCACATACAAATTCAGAGGCAAAGTCGGGTAAGAGTTCATAAATTTAACACCATAAATTCAGCCTAGACTAAAACAATgagagctgccttgctgtctactgcctagaCAGGCATGTGCCTTCTAGGACAGAGAGTTATTGTTATAGGTTACTGAAAATGCCCACAAAGTGCCGTTTGTAGGGTTGAAACACCCCGTTTCCTACAGAATATTGTAGATGTGGGCCTCTTTAAATGTCCATCAGGATCAGTGGATCAGGACAAATTCAGGATTTTACATTAATTATGACATTTCATGGATCACCTTCAGCTGCTGTTGGTAGATTGAAACTTTTCACGAAGGAATCGCACATACTAGTCGCTAACGGCTGTACTTACATTTCCAAAGTGCAATTGTTGTGACAGATATGAGGTCAAAAATATTAGGGTGACCAAATTACcataaatcgtttttttttttgtttaagttatgtttatgttttcaaTCTAAAAAAGGTGGGAAAAAAACAGCGAGACGCAGCACAATGGCTGGGGGTGGGTGATTTTGTGCACTTGACCGCTGTGCTGCGTCTCGCAGTTTTTTTCCcactttttttttagcatttctaatgtttccattgatcatggtataaacaTTGGGGTGTATTTGCTTGTATTGATTATTGGGGGTttaccttacatttacatttatgcatttggcagacacttttatccttattacagggacaatccccccggagcaacctggagttaagtgccttgctcaaggacacaatggtggtggctgtggggctcgaaccagcgtccttctgattaccagattaccagttatgtgctttagaccactacaccaccaccactctatataCAGCACTCTATATACTCTGAAATACAGcggatgaaaaatatgtttggTGTGATCGGCCCCAGCGGCATCAAGCTTTGTGCCTGGAGTAATTACTCAAAATACTGTCTTGGTAGGCACCTCAcacaggttttggaacagagctatttatatactgtagtaaTTCATTTTATTCTTACAAAATATCCATTAATGCATAATGCATTACAAAAATGATATGTGAATGTGTAAACAGGATTGTTTATTCTATAGCTACAGCAACACCACCGCTCTTTGGCCAAGCCGGAAAAAACCCTTTTACCATTACCGTCCCGGCATTTAGTGTGTTTCCATTCTCGTCAAACGGTGATTAtcaaaagcttttattttggaattttgatTTCAGACTGTTTATCCAGTTCCAGAAAAGAAATTCATGTACTGTGTGTGAATTTTAGAAGTTTTGTCAGTGTGCATGTAATTTTACCCCGTGTTCTATTCGCCCggcattaacaaaaaaacaaataataaaaaataaaaataaaaaaatcttatgaATTATGCAAAAGACtaaaaaagacatttttgttttttttacaacttttatGTAGAGGAGAGAAGAGTGAGTGGACTAGATATGTTGCAAGCTGGATTGGAACCTGTGTCGCCAGTATGAGCAGCCCAGCTCAATGTGTCAGAGAGTAACCCGAATCCATATGCATTCGCTGCTGAGTTACCGCTCTAACTGCTTTACATTaacaatagaaaatataatttgcCGTCTTGTGGCTAGTCTTGATTTAGGTCAATCTAATCCAGTTCagtcatttatttgaataattttgcacatttTAGCCAGTCAACAACACCATTTCGGATGTCTCGGCCTCTTGATACAGTTAAACTTAACCTTCTCACATTCTCCATCCTCTTCAGGATCCAGAACATCAGGTTCTCATCAAAGAGTGCCTCCACAGAGGCGATGCATGCAGCTTTAAGAGTGGCCAATAATGCTTATTAAAATTCAGAGAGGAGGATTATGATGGGTGCCAAATTTGATTACATTCAGTTTCTTTTATGAAATATGTACGGCATGTTTGGTACATACCAGTTATGGTAAAGACTGCAGTAACCACACTCAAACTAAGACAGAAATGTCATTCAGATATGTTTCAGTGTCTCAAAATGTATTTCTCAATGGTAGCAATAGTTAAATGTCTGTTCTCTTACAACTAAAGATGTGTTTCGAGTGaaagttgacatttttttttaattataacatgaATTAAGACATAGCAGCAGtctgaaatgtttgtttgtattaattaattaatgataaaTTGCAAGTATTTTTGGACTTTTTGGACTTTTAGTGTGGAAcagtatcaaaacacttttaatttggacattttctgtATGGATGGAATAACAAGACCACGTTACTTGAATCCATATAATTACTGAGAAAGAATAATCTTCTTCTTGATTTAATTGATTGGACAGCAAGAAGTACaatagtattccattctgaacatggTCACAGTTTacacattatttatttcatttatgtcTGTTTAGATTTCACACAGTATGCTTTTAGGATGAACTTAATAGACCCGTGTACATTTAAGAAGAATTTCCTGGAAACTCTTATTTCAAGATCATTGGATTTGTACAGATTTAGGCAAAATCTGTAATAAAAGTCAGCCGAGGGAAAAATCAGTGATTGTAAtttagaccacacacacacacacacacacacacacacacacacaacacaaagtattgagcaaagactttgagtacatttttatagttttatttgttttatttttagtaaatttgcaaatatttcaaacaaacttctttcacgttgtcattatggggtattgtttgtggaaaaagtgaagcgctgtgaatactttccggatgcactgtatggtATGgtatactgtatgaatgtatactgtatgtatatgtgtgtgtgtatacatatatatacacacacacacacacacatacatacaatatatatatttacatacagtatatgtctggAGGGAATGGCTGTAGCCCTCACCcaccgatccaacaggtcctTTGCTTTTATGCAAATCAAGAGTGCCAGGTGGAGAAGCTTCACATGCAACCTGTGTATATaaatgaatattatatatatatatgtatactttatgaatgtatactgtatatatatatatgtgtgtatgtatatatatatatatatatatataatattcatttATTGGTATGCATGTGATAGCTATCTCCACCTAGCACTCTATGATATATCATATATAGTATATAGGATACTGTCTGGATCCATACCGctatgaaatatactgtatgtgtatatatatatatatatatatatatatatatagttcactGAACTAGCATGGAATACATTGTATGTAATACGCCTGTAAAGAtctgtatagtatatatatatatatatactgatatatagagatatatattgtatgtgctgagtgtgtatatatatatataatattcacttCTTTACACAGATTGCATGTGAAGCTTGTTCACCTGGCGCTCTTGATTTGCATAAAAGTAAAGAAGTGTTATCTTTCTGTTCTCATATGTGATTGGCTCGCTTCAGGCCATTTTGAACAGAAACCTGATAAGCTTCTACCTGCACACGCCCTGTTTATACACAAACACTCTTTTGTCTCCATCCTCTTTTTACTGCCTTCCTTACCATGTTCTGTCTTTCGTTTCACTCTCCTCTAACCATAGCTGTTGGGTAAAATGTCAGGCACAAATATCTCTGTGGACAAGGACCAATTCTGTTGCTCTGTGTGCCTGGAAGTGCTGTGGGAGCCAGTCACTATTCCCTGCGGTCACAGTTATTGTATGGAGTGTATTAaaggttactggaagaaatgtgAGTTAAAAGAAGAGTACAGCTGCCCTCAGTGTCGTCGAACCTTTAGTCCCAGACCTGCGCTGTCCAGAAACACCATGCTGGCTGATATTGTTGAAAAACTGAGGAGAACTGGAGTTCAAGATGGTCTACGGAGTCATTCCAAGGATGTGGAATGTGACGTTTGCACTGGGAAGAAGCATAGAGCTGTTAAGTTTTGTGTAAAATGTCAGACGTTATACTGTGAAATTCACCTAAAACCTCACAATGAAAGAAACCGAGGAAGGATGCATCAGCTTATTGAAGTTACAAGGCAATCGCAGAAAAGGATTTGTTCACGGCACAATAAACTGCGGGAGGTTTACTGTCGCACCGACCAACAGTGCGTTTGTAGTTTGTGCTTAAAGGATGGACATAAGGGACACAGCGTAGTATCAATTGCGGAGGAGAGGACTGAAAAACAGGTCATTTAAACTGCAATAAAAAATCTTTGAATCACACAACATAGAATTTTGTCAAAAGATTAAGATGGCAAACAAATCAAGTCTTTAAATCTCATGATTTCATAACAGAAATACCTGGAGGAGGCATGGAGACAGTCAAAGCTGAGGTGTAAGGAGAGAGAAAAGGAGCTCAGAGACATAGTAAAATACGTAAAGGTAAGTGCATCAATGTGCTTATGAGCCAAACTGTTTACTATTATTAAAGGTgctaaaagtttttaatttttatgaattGATGTGCAGAATGCGTCCCTATTACCTgccagatatcactgaaatagagAGATGCCATGAAATATCTCATCGCTAGTATCTGTAAACAGCTGAAAAAAAAAGGCTGTGGGCTGCTGCTAGACTCTttatttagccaatcagaagacattGAAGCactttctacctgtcaatcattctGCGTCAGGTTTGCAGTGTAGTAAGTTATTTTATGACCATGCACTACATGGACGCATTTCGCTGTTGTGCACCGTCTTCATGTTTACACGTGATGGGTGAAAGGTgcttacaggctccatatggttaggattagggcgGGGGGTCGGGTTAGCACATCTGCTGCCacccaggaacaaactgaggcacCATTGTACAATGGGTGTGTTTGCATCGGCTAGACGTTTTGCTCGTGTGGGCCCCCTAGTGACTTGGTCCCCTGGGCACATGCCCATAAAACTCATTGGTTGATCCGCCCctgccaaaaatgacaaaaaagtatcataaaagtaatctatacaattGTATTTGAATTACAACTGTATCCACATGCACTGCATATCAATTCTTCTAAAGCGATGAGATGAgcttaaaactgaagtgtgtaatttttctgtgttaaaatactttctccaatcccagcttaatatgcagagacaactataagtaagctgtccattttcttgaaaactttaaacactgtgtttctgtggcactatacaaattcctctgtttgtttgagccaCCCATCAAGCCAGACACAACAacatgactcaaccaatggcatgatttGGGGGCGTGACTATCTGTTTGCTCGATCAACAGAAGACGGGGGCGTatttggaaagctgtttgaaaccaatgtttatatttgcaattccgtttggtggtgttattggtgcagaaatgacacacttcaggttttaagtcattatttgcaaaaaaatataGCCCTCCACTTTAGCTCTTAAATCGCATTCTCAAACATTTGAGTGTTGCGATCGCACACaagtagtggtcgaccaataatttattttaaatgaccaATGCAATATCTCGAGAACAGGGTGGCCGATGc
Proteins encoded in this region:
- the LOC127645656 gene encoding E3 ubiquitin/ISG15 ligase TRIM25-like, coding for MSGTNISVDKDQFCCSVCLEVLWEPVTIPCGHSYCMECIKGYWKKCELKEEYSCPQCRRTFSPRPALSRNTMLADIVEKLRRTGVQDGLRSHSKDVECDVCTGKKHRAVKFCVKCQTLYCEIHLKPHNERNRGRMHQLIEVTRQSQKRICSRHNKLREVYCRTDQQCVCSLCLKDGHKGHSVVSIAEERTEKQKYLEEAWRQSKLRCKEREKELRDIVKYVKRSAQVVEDDSEKIFTRLLRFIERKHTEVKELIRGEERTALGQTEKLLERLSQQTIEHRRGEAELEVLSNTEDHIHFLQNYKTLCAPPDVGGQPCIDVHPYFSLLILRKALTELKDRVNDVCDRESARISEMVDEEHNQSAENTSSLPVNTETSLPATQEISPQTELRTRGDFL